In the SAR202 cluster bacterium genome, one interval contains:
- a CDS encoding FAD:protein FMN transferase, which produces MRYEGTVMGMPVAMEIVDGAGRPADFEAVMAYFTHVDRVFSTYKPDSEISRLNRGEMARAQCCGEVRNALELCEKTTLETKGYFDMRQGDKLDPSGLVKGLAISEAARLLRRRGMRNFYVEIGGDIEVSGHDAGGEKWRVGIRNPFDTACVAKIVALEDRGIATSGTYARGGHIYDPVNQRPAAEIASIRVIGPDVYEADRFATAACAMGRKGIYFIELLPGFDAFMVTNRRVTYATSGFEQYVSE; this is translated from the coding sequence ATGAGATACGAGGGGACGGTCATGGGCATGCCGGTTGCGATGGAGATTGTCGACGGCGCCGGCCGCCCGGCGGACTTCGAGGCCGTTATGGCCTACTTCACGCACGTAGACAGGGTCTTCAGCACCTACAAGCCGGATAGCGAAATATCGCGGCTGAACCGTGGTGAGATGGCTCGCGCCCAGTGCTGCGGCGAGGTGCGCAACGCCCTGGAGTTGTGCGAAAAGACCACGCTGGAGACCAAAGGCTATTTCGACATGCGCCAGGGAGACAAGCTGGACCCCTCCGGCCTCGTAAAAGGCCTCGCGATCTCCGAGGCGGCGCGGCTGCTGAGGCGGCGCGGGATGCGCAACTTCTACGTAGAGATTGGCGGCGACATTGAGGTGTCCGGGCACGACGCAGGGGGTGAAAAATGGCGCGTAGGAATCCGGAACCCCTTCGATACCGCCTGCGTGGCGAAGATTGTGGCGCTGGAAGATAGGGGCATTGCGACATCGGGTACGTACGCGAGAGGAGGGCACATCTACGACCCTGTCAACCAGAGGCCCGCGGCGGAGATTGCGAGCATCAGGGTTATCGGCCCGGACGTGTACGAGGCGGACCGCTTCGCGACCGCGGCGTGCGCGATGGGGCGCAAGGGGATCTACTTCATCGAGTTGTTGCCGGGGTTCGATGCGTTCATGGTCACGAACCGTCGCGTCACATACGCGACTTCCGGCTTTGAACAGTACGTCAGCGAGTAA